In the genome of Nicoliella spurrieriana, the window GATTCGATCAGCTGGTTCGATCAAAGTGGCTAAGTGGTTAAAGCTTTGTGCAATCAATCCAATCACAACGATGACGATTCCAGGCCACCATAGGCCGGTGTGGAGTTGTTTTAAGAGGTTGGAGTAAGCAAAGCCGAGCCCCCCGATCAAAAACAATAGCGCAATTACAAAAAAGTCATTAAAAACGTATCGAAGGTACTTCACCATCTCAGTCAGATGGGTCCCCAAACGTTGTTTAAATAAATCGCTCATTATGCCTCACCCTTCGCTAGCGAAAGGTAGATGTTGTTCAAGGAGTCCCCTGCATTCGGGAAGGCCCCCTTAATCTGCGCTAGGTCCCCTTCAATCTTGATTTGGCCATCATTGATCAATACGAAGCGATCACAGAATCGTTCAGCCGTATCTAAAACGTGCGTGGACATTAAAATGCTGCAGCCGTGTTGTTTTCGATCGTTAATTAGGTTCAACAGGTCGTTAACCGCCAGTGGATCCAATCCCAAGAATGGTTCGTCAATTACAAACATCTTAGCATCCGTCAAAAAGGCACACACGATCATTACCTTTTGCTTCATTCCCTTTGAAAAATCAACTGGGAACCATTCCAATTTATTATCCAACCGGAACGTCTGTAATAGATCATGGGCACGATTCCATGCTTGCTCTCGATCCAATGCGTATGCCATGATCGTCATTTCAATGTGTTCACGCAGCGTCAATTCATTATACAGAACCGGAATTTCCGGAATGTATGCAATTTGTTTTTTATACTCCGCGTTGTTTTGACTAATTTGATAACCATTGATTTCAATCGTCCCGGAAAATGGTGTTAACAGGCCAATAATGTGGTTAATGGTCGTTGATTTACCGGCTCCATTCAGTCCAATTAAACCCACTAATTCACCATCATGGACATCAAATGAAACGTCCTTTAACACGGGCACTTGTGAGTAGCCCCCGACTAAATTTTTAACATCTAAGGCCAATTCGATTCCCCCTAAAATTTACTTTACTCTCATTATAGCATACGCAGCCGAAACGCTTTCGTTTTCAAAAGCATTTTCAAATAGTGTATACTTAAATTAATTAATAATAAGGTAGGTAATTAATATGACTGATTGTATCTTTTGTAAAATTATCAACGGGGAGATCCCCAGCTACACCGTATATGAAGATGATGTCGTAAAGGCATTTTTGGACATCTCACAAGCCACTCCTGGCCACACACTAGTGATTCCTAAAAAGCACGTGCCTAACATCTACGAATATGATGCCGACTTTGCAAGTCAAGTCTTTGCAAGAATTCCAAAGATTGCCCGGGCCATCCGGAAGTTCAATCCCGATATTAAGGGGATGAACATCGTTAATAATAACGGTGAAATCGCTTATCAATCCGTATTTCACTCCCACTTCCATTTGATTCCTAGGTACTCGGATCAAGATGGTTTTAGCATGCACTTTGCAGACCATACTGACCAA includes:
- a CDS encoding ABC transporter ATP-binding protein, with amino-acid sequence MALDVKNLVGGYSQVPVLKDVSFDVHDGELVGLIGLNGAGKSTTINHIIGLLTPFSGTIEINGYQISQNNAEYKKQIAYIPEIPVLYNELTLREHIEMTIMAYALDREQAWNRAHDLLQTFRLDNKLEWFPVDFSKGMKQKVMIVCAFLTDAKMFVIDEPFLGLDPLAVNDLLNLINDRKQHGCSILMSTHVLDTAERFCDRFVLINDGQIKIEGDLAQIKGAFPNAGDSLNNIYLSLAKGEA
- a CDS encoding HIT family protein; this translates as MTDCIFCKIINGEIPSYTVYEDDVVKAFLDISQATPGHTLVIPKKHVPNIYEYDADFASQVFARIPKIARAIRKFNPDIKGMNIVNNNGEIAYQSVFHSHFHLIPRYSDQDGFSMHFADHTDQYDDAKYESIAHAIKEQVED